The following proteins come from a genomic window of Streptomyces sp. GS7:
- the folK gene encoding 2-amino-4-hydroxy-6-hydroxymethyldihydropteridine diphosphokinase, with product MPGGAGASRPAPADHFGDPTVQPVPASVVEQVDAADVTLSNPKRAVISLGSNLGNRLETLQGAVDALEDTPGLRVKAVSPVYETEPWGVDPGSQPSYFNAVVLIKTTLPPESLLERGHAIEEAFERVRDERWGPRTIDVDILAYQDVVSQDPRLTLPHPRAHERAFVLVPWHDVDPAAEVPGRGAVAALLSAVGSAGVIRRPDLELRLPE from the coding sequence ATGCCCGGCGGCGCCGGCGCGTCCCGCCCCGCCCCCGCCGACCACTTCGGTGACCCGACCGTCCAGCCGGTGCCCGCCTCCGTGGTGGAGCAGGTGGACGCCGCCGATGTGACGCTCTCCAACCCCAAGCGCGCCGTGATCTCGCTGGGCAGCAATCTCGGCAACCGCCTGGAGACCCTCCAGGGCGCCGTGGACGCGCTGGAGGACACCCCCGGACTGCGGGTCAAGGCCGTCTCGCCGGTGTACGAGACCGAGCCGTGGGGCGTCGACCCCGGTTCGCAGCCGTCGTATTTCAACGCCGTGGTGCTGATCAAGACGACGCTGCCGCCGGAGTCCCTGCTGGAGCGCGGGCACGCCATCGAGGAAGCCTTCGAGCGGGTGCGGGACGAGCGCTGGGGGCCGCGCACGATCGACGTGGACATCCTCGCCTACCAGGACGTGGTCTCCCAGGACCCCCGGCTGACGCTGCCGCATCCGCGGGCCCATGAGCGGGCGTTCGTCCTGGTGCCGTGGCACGACGTCGACCCGGCGGCGGAGGTCCCCGGGCGCGGTGCGGTGGCCGCGCTGCTGTCGGCCGTCGGCAGCGCGGGCGTGATCCGTCGCCCGGACCTGGAACTGCGGCTGCCGGAGTAG
- the folB gene encoding dihydroneopterin aldolase: protein MDRVALRGLKARGHHGVFPREREEGQTFIVDLVLGLDTRPAAASDDLGKTVHYGVVAEEVVAVVEGEPVDLIETLAERIADQCLKHEGVHEVEVVVHKPDAPITVPFDDVTITITRSRA from the coding sequence GTGGATCGTGTCGCGCTGCGTGGGCTGAAGGCCAGGGGGCACCACGGGGTGTTCCCCCGGGAGCGCGAGGAAGGCCAGACCTTCATCGTGGACCTGGTGCTCGGCCTGGACACCCGCCCGGCGGCGGCCTCCGACGATCTCGGGAAGACCGTCCACTACGGCGTCGTCGCCGAGGAGGTGGTGGCCGTCGTCGAAGGCGAGCCCGTCGACCTCATCGAGACCCTGGCGGAGCGCATCGCCGACCAGTGCCTGAAGCACGAGGGGGTGCACGAGGTGGAGGTGGTGGTCCACAAGCCGGACGCACCGATCACCGTCCCCTTCGATGACGTGACCATCACCATCACTCGGAGTCGAGCATGA
- a CDS encoding nuclear transport factor 2 family protein, with protein MGPRTDIELVEQANTTLYETIERGDHEALSELWLDGQVSVVHPGWPVLRGRGEVLRSYALIMANTEYIQFFLTDVEIDVIGDTALVTCTENILSGGPAEDDGSVGPLIGQLVVATNVFKRTEDGWRVWSHHGSPVLADREDDEDEDDDESEENGPAGAM; from the coding sequence TTGGGCCCACGGACGGACATCGAGCTGGTCGAGCAGGCGAACACCACGCTGTACGAGACCATCGAGCGCGGGGATCACGAGGCGCTGTCCGAGCTGTGGCTGGACGGTCAGGTGAGCGTGGTCCACCCGGGGTGGCCGGTGCTGCGCGGGCGCGGGGAGGTGCTCCGCTCGTACGCGCTGATCATGGCGAACACCGAGTACATCCAGTTCTTCCTGACGGATGTGGAGATCGACGTCATCGGCGACACCGCCCTGGTGACGTGCACGGAGAACATCCTCAGCGGCGGCCCGGCCGAGGACGACGGCTCGGTGGGGCCGCTGATCGGCCAGCTGGTCGTGGCGACCAACGTCTTCAAGCGCACGGAGGACGGCTGGCGGGTCTGGTCGCACCACGGGTCGCCGGTGCTGGCGGACCGCGAGGACGACGAGGACGAGGACGACGACGAGAGCGAGGAGAACGGCCCCGCGGGCGCCATGTGA
- the folP gene encoding dihydropteroate synthase yields the protein MSTLRGRVAGLPDWDRCAVMGVVNVTPDSFSDGGLWFDTELAVKHGLDLVAQGADMVDVGGESTRPGAARVDEGEELRRVVPVVRELAAAGVVVSVDTMRASVAEEAVEAGACLVNDVSAGAADPDMVPVVASHHVPFVVMHWRGQSIDMNNRAVYGDVVGEVVDELARSMERAVAGGIDPERIVIDPGLGFAKDAGHDLALVAHLPRLRALGRPLLVAASRKRFLGRVLAGGEGAAPPPARERDAATAAVSAIVAREGAWAVRVHEVRASADAVRVARAVEDAAEVAGTAEATRGTGVSGADVASGTTTVNTTGTK from the coding sequence ATGAGTACCTTGCGTGGCCGGGTGGCCGGACTGCCGGACTGGGACCGCTGCGCGGTGATGGGCGTCGTGAATGTGACGCCCGATTCGTTCTCCGACGGCGGCCTGTGGTTCGACACCGAACTCGCCGTCAAACACGGTCTGGACCTCGTGGCGCAGGGCGCCGACATGGTGGACGTCGGCGGCGAGTCGACCCGCCCCGGCGCTGCCCGGGTGGACGAGGGCGAGGAGCTGCGCCGGGTCGTCCCGGTGGTCCGGGAGCTGGCCGCGGCCGGTGTCGTGGTCTCCGTCGACACGATGCGCGCCTCGGTCGCCGAGGAGGCGGTGGAGGCCGGGGCGTGCCTGGTCAACGACGTGAGCGCGGGCGCCGCGGATCCGGACATGGTGCCGGTGGTCGCCTCCCACCACGTCCCGTTCGTGGTGATGCACTGGCGCGGCCAGTCCATCGACATGAACAACCGCGCGGTATACGGGGACGTCGTCGGCGAGGTCGTCGACGAGCTGGCGCGGAGCATGGAGCGCGCGGTCGCCGGCGGCATCGACCCGGAGCGGATCGTCATAGACCCGGGCCTGGGCTTCGCCAAGGACGCCGGGCACGACCTGGCGCTGGTGGCCCATCTGCCGCGGCTGCGGGCGCTTGGCCGGCCGCTGCTGGTGGCCGCATCGAGAAAACGGTTCCTGGGCAGGGTGCTGGCAGGCGGCGAGGGTGCCGCTCCACCGCCGGCCCGGGAGCGCGATGCCGCGACCGCGGCGGTGTCGGCGATCGTGGCGCGAGAGGGGGCCTGGGCGGTGCGGGTGCACGAGGTCAGGGCGAGCGCGGACGCGGTGCGGGTGGCCCGTGCTGTCGAGGACGCGGCAGAAGTGGCAGGAACGGCGGAGGCGACCCGGGGCACCGGTGTGTCCGGTGCGGACGTGGCGAGCGGTACGACGACGGTGAACACGACGGGGACGAAGTGA
- a CDS encoding phosphatidylglycerol lysyltransferase domain-containing protein, protein MSDRLDGEKSETVAWRAPRWLRGPRSETVPGLVGTAGVVVGLLNLVAGIFPRFRYSRVHAVAEVLPGAVSPLAASASLVVGILLLLLAHGLKRRKRRAWGAAVALLPFGIAAQLVYRHSVFGAVLSLALLVFLLWHRREFAALPDPRSRWKAVANLVALGGVSFGIGMVIVSSHPHKIVGSPSFWERAEHVLWGLVGFEGPVSYTNGVDYTVGYSLGALGLLTAATTAYLAFRPEHPAARLTDEDEQRLRELLTRHGGRDSLGYFALRRDKGAVFSPSGKAAVCYRVISGVMLASGDPIGDVEAWPGAIERFMEEARAHSWTPAVTGCSETGGQVWTRETGMDALELGDEAIVDVADFTLSGRAMRNVRQMVKRIERNGYQTRVRRVRDLEPEELERIQKAADAWRDTDTERGFSMALGRIDAAADGDAVIATAHLAPAEGEEAGPYGDLKAMQHFVPWGRDGISLELMRRDRGADPGMNELLIVAALQAAPDLRVKQVSLNFAVFRSSLERGEKLGAGPVIRLWRAMLIFLSRWYQIESLYKFNDKFQPRWEPRFVVFRNSRDIPRIGLAALQAEGYLELGLPRALRRRNAPEPRPCAHEEHSVLAAGALEKVA, encoded by the coding sequence ATGTCTGACAGGCTAGATGGCGAAAAGTCGGAGACGGTTGCGTGGCGTGCGCCACGCTGGCTCCGCGGCCCTCGGTCCGAGACGGTACCGGGCCTCGTCGGGACGGCCGGAGTGGTGGTCGGACTGCTGAATCTGGTCGCCGGTATCTTCCCGCGTTTCCGGTACAGCCGGGTGCACGCGGTGGCCGAGGTGCTGCCGGGCGCGGTGAGCCCGCTGGCGGCCTCCGCCTCCCTTGTCGTCGGCATTCTCCTGCTCCTTCTGGCTCACGGGCTCAAGCGTCGCAAGCGGCGGGCGTGGGGTGCGGCGGTGGCACTGCTCCCCTTCGGGATCGCCGCTCAGCTCGTGTACCGCCACTCCGTTTTCGGAGCGGTGCTCTCGCTGGCGCTGCTGGTGTTCCTGCTGTGGCATCGCCGGGAATTCGCGGCCCTGCCCGACCCGCGCAGCCGCTGGAAGGCGGTGGCCAACCTCGTCGCCCTCGGCGGTGTCAGTTTCGGCATCGGCATGGTGATCGTCAGCTCCCACCCGCACAAGATCGTCGGCTCGCCCTCCTTCTGGGAGCGCGCCGAACACGTTCTCTGGGGCCTCGTCGGCTTCGAGGGACCCGTCAGCTATACCAACGGCGTTGACTACACCGTCGGTTACTCCCTGGGCGCACTCGGTCTGCTGACCGCCGCCACCACCGCGTACCTCGCCTTCCGCCCCGAGCACCCCGCGGCCCGGCTGACCGACGAGGACGAGCAGCGGCTGCGGGAGCTGCTGACCAGGCACGGCGGCCGGGACTCGCTCGGCTACTTCGCGCTGCGCCGGGACAAGGGCGCGGTCTTCTCCCCGTCCGGCAAGGCCGCGGTCTGCTACCGGGTGATCTCCGGGGTGATGCTCGCCAGCGGCGACCCGATCGGGGACGTCGAGGCGTGGCCGGGCGCCATCGAGCGGTTCATGGAGGAGGCGCGGGCGCACTCCTGGACCCCGGCGGTCACCGGGTGCAGCGAGACCGGCGGCCAGGTGTGGACCCGGGAGACCGGGATGGACGCCCTGGAACTCGGCGACGAGGCGATCGTGGACGTCGCCGACTTCACCCTCTCCGGGCGCGCGATGCGCAACGTCCGGCAGATGGTCAAGCGTATCGAGCGCAACGGCTACCAGACCCGGGTGCGGCGGGTGCGCGATCTGGAGCCCGAGGAGCTGGAGCGCATCCAGAAGGCCGCCGACGCCTGGCGGGACACCGACACCGAGCGCGGGTTCTCCATGGCGCTGGGCCGGATCGACGCGGCGGCCGACGGCGACGCGGTGATCGCCACCGCGCACCTGGCACCCGCCGAAGGCGAGGAGGCCGGGCCGTACGGGGATCTGAAGGCGATGCAGCACTTCGTGCCGTGGGGCCGGGACGGGATCTCCCTGGAGCTGATGCGGCGGGACCGCGGCGCGGACCCCGGGATGAACGAGCTGCTGATCGTCGCCGCCCTGCAGGCGGCGCCGGACCTCAGGGTCAAGCAGGTGTCGCTGAACTTCGCGGTCTTCCGCTCCTCCCTGGAGCGCGGCGAGAAGCTGGGCGCGGGGCCGGTCATCCGGCTCTGGCGGGCGATGCTGATCTTCCTGTCCCGCTGGTACCAGATCGAGTCGCTCTACAAGTTCAACGACAAGTTCCAGCCACGCTGGGAGCCGCGTTTCGTGGTCTTCCGCAACAGCCGGGACATTCCGCGGATCGGCCTCGCGGCGCTCCAGGCCGAGGGCTATCTGGAGCTGGGGCTGCCGCGCGCGCTGCGCCGCCGCAACGCGCCCGAGCCGCGGCCGTGCGCCCATGAGGAGCACAGTGTGCTGGCGGCCGGCGCGCTGGAGAAGGTCGCGTAG
- a CDS encoding alpha/beta hydrolase has translation MGLTSKKVLLLAILFAVALFALTVWLWPRLSKGNWRAVLGRIGLLFATQISLFAAIGLFANNMFGFYASWADLFGQEQQPGIVTNYKSGPNGTNLKMLGNERLSIQGASMPTTAGRLDKVLVHGQKSKINSPAYVYLPPQYFQQRYANKKFPAAVILTGYPGTAEALYKKLHYPQTQFDMLREQSMQPTVLVMMRPTVAPPRDTECVDIPRGPQTETFFTQDLRHSLSSEYRIGKDAKSWGIMGDSTGGYCALKMTMRHPNSFSTAVSLSGDYKAPIDTTTGDLFGGSAQLKRENDLLWRQKHLPGPPVNLLVTSSRHGEGNYKNTLKFIEGTKSPSRVASIILDSGGHNFNTWRREIPAALQWMGNRLSV, from the coding sequence ATGGGTCTCACCAGCAAGAAAGTGCTGCTTCTTGCCATCCTGTTCGCGGTGGCACTGTTCGCCCTCACGGTATGGCTGTGGCCGCGGCTGTCCAAGGGGAACTGGCGCGCGGTGCTCGGCCGCATCGGGCTGCTCTTCGCCACGCAGATCTCGCTCTTCGCGGCGATCGGCCTGTTCGCGAACAACATGTTCGGTTTCTACGCCTCCTGGGCCGACCTCTTCGGCCAGGAGCAGCAGCCCGGCATCGTCACCAACTACAAGTCCGGACCGAACGGCACCAACCTGAAGATGCTGGGCAACGAGCGCCTGAGCATCCAGGGCGCCTCCATGCCGACCACCGCCGGCCGGCTCGACAAGGTGCTCGTCCACGGCCAGAAGTCCAAGATCAACAGCCCGGCGTACGTCTACCTGCCGCCGCAGTACTTTCAGCAGCGGTACGCGAACAAGAAGTTCCCCGCGGCCGTGATCCTCACCGGCTACCCGGGCACCGCCGAGGCGCTCTACAAGAAGCTGCACTACCCGCAGACCCAGTTCGACATGCTCCGGGAACAGAGCATGCAGCCGACCGTCCTCGTGATGATGCGGCCCACCGTCGCCCCGCCCCGGGACACCGAGTGCGTGGACATACCGCGCGGTCCGCAGACCGAGACGTTCTTCACCCAGGACCTGCGCCACAGCCTCTCCAGCGAGTACCGCATCGGCAAGGACGCCAAGAGCTGGGGCATCATGGGCGACTCCACCGGCGGCTACTGCGCCCTGAAGATGACCATGCGCCACCCCAACTCGTTCTCCACGGCCGTCTCCCTCTCCGGTGACTACAAGGCGCCCATCGACACCACCACCGGCGACCTCTTCGGCGGCAGCGCCCAGCTCAAGCGGGAGAACGACCTCCTGTGGCGGCAGAAGCACCTGCCCGGTCCCCCGGTGAACCTGCTGGTCACCAGCAGCAGGCACGGCGAGGGCAACTACAAGAACACGCTCAAGTTCATCGAGGGCACCAAGTCGCCGTCCCGCGTCGCGTCGATCATCCTCGACAGCGGCGGCCACAACTTCAACACCTGGCGCCGGGAGATCCCCGCCGCCCTCCAGTGGATGGGCAACCGCCTCTCGGTCTGA
- the folE gene encoding GTP cyclohydrolase I FolE: MTDPVTLDVDSKIGTFDEKRAENAVRELLIAVGEDPDREGLLETPARVARAYKELFAGLWQKPEDVLTTTFDIGHDEMVLVKDIEVVSNCEHHLVPFVGVAHVGYIPSTDGKITGLSKLARLVDVFARRPQVQERLTTQIADSLMEILEPRGVIVVIECEHMCMTMRGVRKPGAKTTTSAVRGQLRDPATRAEAMSLILAR; the protein is encoded by the coding sequence ATGACGGACCCTGTGACGCTGGACGTCGACAGCAAGATCGGCACGTTTGACGAGAAGCGCGCCGAGAACGCCGTCCGCGAGCTGCTCATCGCGGTGGGCGAGGACCCGGACCGCGAGGGCCTGCTGGAGACGCCGGCGCGGGTGGCACGGGCGTACAAGGAGCTGTTCGCCGGTCTCTGGCAGAAGCCCGAGGACGTGCTGACCACCACCTTCGACATCGGTCATGACGAGATGGTGCTGGTCAAGGACATCGAGGTGGTCTCGAACTGCGAGCACCACCTCGTCCCGTTCGTCGGAGTGGCCCACGTCGGCTACATCCCGTCCACCGACGGCAAGATCACCGGGCTGTCCAAGCTGGCCCGGCTGGTCGACGTGTTCGCCCGGCGCCCGCAGGTCCAGGAGCGGCTGACCACGCAGATCGCGGACTCGCTGATGGAGATCCTGGAGCCGCGCGGGGTGATCGTGGTCATCGAGTGCGAGCACATGTGCATGACGATGCGCGGGGTGCGCAAGCCGGGTGCCAAGACGACCACCTCCGCGGTGCGCGGGCAGCTCCGCGACCCGGCGACCCGAGCCGAGGCGATGAGCCTGATACTGGCGCGCTGA
- the ftsH gene encoding ATP-dependent zinc metalloprotease FtsH, with product MDVKRYFRGPVMWIVLAVLAVVVLMQVVGSSGGFKTVDTGQVVKAIADNKVKSAELTTGDENKIKIELSGNNKIDGSNKIQASYIGDQGVDIAKNLQAKYQTGEIKDGYTVSPSKQNPFVGVLISLLPFILLPIGILVVMNQVQGGGSRVMNFGKSKAKLITKDTPKTTFADVAGSDEAVEELHEIKEFLQDPAKFQAVGAKIPKGVLLYGPPGTGKTLLARAVAGEAGVPFYSISGSDFVEMFVGVGASRVRDLFEQAKANAPAIVFVDEIDAVGRHRGAGLGGGHDEREQTLNQLLVEMDGFDVKGGVILIAATNRPDILDPALLRPGRFDRQIAVDRPDLQGRLEILKVHQKGKPVAPDVDLSAVAKRTPGFTGADLSNVLNEAALLTARSDEKLINNHFLDEAIDRVVAGPQKRTRIMSEKEKKITAYHEGGHALVAAASPNSDPVHKITILSRGRALGYTMVLPDEDKYSTTRNEMLDQLAYMLGGRAAEELVFHDPTTGAANDIEKATATARAMVTQYGMTERLGAIKFGTDNSEPFLGREMGHQRDYSEEVAALVDEEVKKLIETAHNEAWEILVENRDVLDNLVLTLLEKETLNKEEIAELFKHVVKRPARPAWTGSSRRTPSTRPPVLSPKELAPANGSVTAASGTVSTEKAEAPEDRRPES from the coding sequence ATGGACGTGAAGCGATACTTCCGTGGGCCGGTCATGTGGATCGTGCTGGCCGTCCTCGCCGTGGTCGTGTTGATGCAGGTCGTCGGCTCGTCCGGCGGTTTTAAGACGGTGGACACCGGTCAGGTCGTCAAGGCGATCGCTGACAACAAGGTGAAATCCGCCGAGCTGACCACCGGCGACGAGAACAAGATCAAGATCGAGCTGTCGGGCAACAACAAGATCGACGGCTCCAACAAGATCCAGGCGAGCTACATCGGCGACCAGGGCGTCGACATCGCCAAGAATTTGCAGGCCAAGTACCAGACCGGCGAGATCAAGGACGGGTACACCGTCTCCCCGTCGAAGCAGAACCCGTTCGTCGGCGTGCTGATCTCGCTGCTGCCCTTCATCCTCCTGCCCATCGGCATCCTGGTCGTGATGAACCAGGTGCAGGGCGGCGGCTCCCGGGTGATGAACTTCGGCAAGTCGAAGGCGAAGCTGATCACCAAGGACACCCCCAAGACGACCTTCGCGGACGTCGCGGGATCCGACGAGGCCGTCGAGGAACTCCACGAGATCAAGGAGTTCCTCCAGGACCCGGCGAAGTTCCAGGCCGTCGGCGCCAAGATCCCCAAGGGCGTGCTGCTGTACGGCCCGCCCGGTACGGGCAAGACGCTGCTCGCGCGCGCCGTCGCGGGCGAGGCCGGCGTCCCGTTCTACTCGATCTCCGGCTCCGACTTCGTCGAGATGTTCGTCGGTGTCGGTGCCTCCCGGGTCCGCGACCTCTTCGAGCAGGCCAAGGCGAACGCCCCGGCGATCGTCTTCGTCGACGAGATCGACGCCGTCGGCCGGCACCGCGGTGCGGGCCTCGGCGGCGGCCACGACGAGCGCGAGCAGACCCTGAACCAGCTCCTTGTCGAGATGGACGGCTTCGACGTGAAGGGCGGCGTGATCCTGATCGCCGCCACGAACCGTCCGGACATCCTCGACCCGGCGCTGCTGCGCCCCGGCCGTTTCGACCGGCAGATCGCCGTCGACCGCCCGGACCTGCAGGGCCGTCTGGAGATCCTCAAGGTCCACCAGAAGGGCAAGCCGGTCGCGCCGGACGTCGACCTCTCGGCCGTCGCCAAGCGCACCCCGGGCTTCACCGGTGCCGATCTGTCCAACGTCCTCAACGAGGCCGCGCTGCTGACGGCCCGGAGCGACGAGAAGCTGATCAACAACCACTTCCTGGACGAGGCGATCGACCGCGTCGTGGCCGGACCGCAGAAGCGGACCCGGATCATGTCCGAGAAGGAGAAGAAGATCACCGCGTACCACGAGGGCGGACACGCCCTGGTCGCGGCGGCTTCGCCGAACTCCGACCCGGTCCACAAGATCACGATCCTGTCCCGCGGCCGGGCCCTGGGCTACACCATGGTCCTGCCCGACGAGGACAAGTACTCCACCACCCGCAACGAGATGCTCGACCAGCTGGCGTACATGCTGGGCGGCCGCGCGGCGGAGGAGCTGGTCTTCCACGACCCGACCACGGGCGCCGCGAACGACATCGAGAAGGCGACCGCGACGGCCCGCGCGATGGTCACGCAGTACGGCATGACCGAGCGGCTCGGCGCGATCAAGTTCGGCACGGACAACTCCGAGCCGTTCCTGGGCCGTGAGATGGGTCACCAGCGAGACTACTCGGAAGAGGTCGCCGCGCTGGTCGACGAGGAAGTCAAGAAGCTGATCGAGACCGCGCACAACGAGGCGTGGGAGATCCTGGTCGAGAACCGCGATGTGCTCGACAACCTCGTGCTGACGCTCCTGGAGAAGGAGACGCTCAACAAGGAGGAGATCGCCGAGCTCTTCAAGCACGTCGTCAAGCGCCCGGCCCGCCCGGCGTGGACCGGCTCCTCGCGCCGTACGCCCTCGACCCGCCCGCCGGTGCTGTCGCCGAAGGAGCTGGCCCCGGCCAACGGCTCCGTGACGGCGGCGTCCGGCACCGTCTCCACGGAGAAGGCGGAGGCTCCCGAGGACCGGCGTCCCGAGAGCTGA
- the hpt gene encoding hypoxanthine phosphoribosyltransferase, which yields MGAELQSVLISKEEIEAKLAELAAKIDAEYAGKDLLIVGVLKGAVMVMADLARALSTPVTMDWMAVSSYGAGTQSSGVVRILKDLDTDIKGKHVLIVEDIIDSGLTLSWLLSNLGSREPASLEVCTLLRKPEAAKVAIDVKWIGFDIPNEFVVGYGLDFAEKYRNLPFVGTLSPHVYGG from the coding sequence ATGGGCGCCGAACTTCAGTCGGTGCTCATCAGCAAAGAAGAGATCGAAGCGAAGCTGGCCGAGCTGGCCGCGAAGATCGACGCGGAGTACGCGGGCAAGGACCTGCTCATCGTCGGTGTCCTCAAGGGCGCGGTGATGGTGATGGCGGACCTGGCGCGCGCGCTGTCCACCCCCGTCACGATGGACTGGATGGCCGTGTCCTCCTACGGCGCGGGCACCCAGTCCTCCGGCGTGGTCCGCATCCTCAAGGACCTGGACACCGACATCAAGGGCAAGCACGTCCTGATCGTCGAGGACATCATCGACTCCGGCCTGACGCTGTCGTGGCTGCTGTCGAACCTCGGCTCGCGGGAGCCCGCCTCGCTGGAGGTGTGCACGCTGCTGCGCAAGCCGGAGGCGGCGAAGGTCGCGATCGACGTGAAGTGGATCGGCTTCGACATCCCCAACGAATTCGTCGTCGGCTACGGCCTGGACTTCGCGGAGAAGTACCGCAATCTGCCGTTCGTCGGTACCCTCTCGCCCCACGTCTACGGGGGCTGA
- the tilS gene encoding tRNA lysidine(34) synthetase TilS has product MGPHPAVAAIRLAVRRVLHDVLNHHCAQDQHEAPLVLVACSGGADSMALASALAFEAPKLGVRAGGVTIDHGLQEGSDLRAAEVAVRLRALRLDPVDVVSVHVGRGGGPEAAARDARYAALDATADRHGASAILLGHTRDDQAETVLLGLARGSGIRSLSGMAATTGTDGRYRRPFLDLDRQTARKACLIQALPVWDDPHNTDPAYTRSRLRHEGLPALEKCLGKGVVEALARTAQLSRDDADALDAWAAEAEGTVLDDSGTLDVAALFALPPAVRRRVLRRAVIAAGSPAGSLFARHIEEVDRLITAWRGQGAINLPGRVGVRRQGGRLVIRQG; this is encoded by the coding sequence GTACTCAACCACCACTGCGCGCAGGACCAGCACGAGGCCCCGCTCGTGCTCGTCGCCTGCTCCGGCGGCGCCGACTCGATGGCGCTCGCCTCCGCCCTCGCCTTCGAGGCTCCCAAGCTGGGGGTCCGCGCCGGGGGTGTGACCATCGACCACGGCCTCCAGGAGGGCTCCGACCTCCGCGCCGCCGAGGTCGCCGTACGCCTGCGGGCCCTGCGGCTCGACCCCGTCGACGTCGTCAGCGTCCACGTCGGGCGCGGGGGCGGCCCGGAAGCCGCCGCCCGCGACGCCCGCTACGCCGCCCTGGACGCCACCGCCGACCGCCACGGCGCCAGCGCGATCCTCCTCGGCCACACCCGCGACGACCAGGCGGAGACCGTGCTCCTCGGTCTCGCCCGCGGGTCCGGCATCCGCTCGCTGTCCGGGATGGCAGCGACCACCGGGACGGACGGCCGCTACCGCCGCCCCTTCCTGGACCTCGACCGGCAGACCGCCCGCAAGGCGTGCCTCATCCAGGCGCTGCCCGTCTGGGACGACCCCCACAACACCGACCCCGCCTACACCCGCTCACGACTGCGGCACGAGGGGCTGCCCGCCCTGGAGAAGTGCCTCGGCAAGGGCGTCGTCGAGGCGCTGGCGCGCACCGCCCAGCTCTCGCGGGACGACGCCGACGCACTGGACGCCTGGGCCGCCGAGGCCGAGGGCACGGTGCTGGACGATTCCGGCACCCTCGACGTCGCCGCCCTCTTCGCGCTGCCGCCCGCGGTACGCCGCCGGGTGCTGCGCAGGGCCGTCATCGCGGCCGGTTCACCTGCCGGTTCGCTGTTCGCCCGGCACATCGAAGAAGTGGACCGGTTGATCACCGCCTGGCGTGGGCAGGGCGCCATCAACCTCCCCGGGCGGGTGGGTGTGCGACGGCAGGGTGGCAGACTGGTCATTCGGCAGGGCTGA